From Acidimicrobiales bacterium:
TGCCCGAAATCGGACAGGAGCACACCCATCAGGCGGGCTTCGAGCGGAGGCAGGTCGACCCAGCGGTCCCCGCAGTGCAGCACGCCGAGAGCGTCGAGCCGGGGCTGTCCGCCGCCGCTCTCCGATGAGACTTCGGATGAGAGGTCAGAGGGCGTCGCGACCTCGCTCGCCTGTGCGGATTCGGGCCACCTCCTCCACGGGCACGACCCAGACCTTGCCGTCCCCGATCTTGCCCGTGGCGGCGGTTCGGATCACCGCATCCACGACCTCGCCGGCGATGGCGTCGTCGACCAGCACCTCGACCCGCAGCTTCGGCACGAAGTCCACCGTGTACTCGGCGCCCCGGTAGACCTCGGAGTGGCCCCGTTGGCGCCCGAACCCCTGGGCCTCGGTCAGGGTCATGCCCTGCACACCCGCGGTGGTGAGGGCCTCTTTGACCTCGTTGAGCTTGAAGGGCTTGATGACAGCCACGATCAGCTTCATTGCTCGCCTCCCGCTCCCGGCACGGCCGGGTCCGGCCCCCGGGCAGGTGGTGGTGGTGGTGCTGAACCCGACCCGATGCCCGCCATGGCGAAGGCGCCCGCACCCGGCCCGCCCCCACCGACCCGCTCGGCCAGCGGCTCGTCGGGGAAGGCCTCCTCGTCGTGGATGGCGAGGTCGCCGACCTCGAGGATGTCGTCCTTGTAGCGGGCCCCCCGCAGGATCAGACCGATGATCTTCATGAGGATGAACGTTACGACCGCCGACCACAGGATCACCCACACCGC
This genomic window contains:
- a CDS encoding P-II family nitrogen regulator, which translates into the protein MKLIVAVIKPFKLNEVKEALTTAGVQGMTLTEAQGFGRQRGHSEVYRGAEYTVDFVPKLRVEVLVDDAIAGEVVDAVIRTAATGKIGDGKVWVVPVEEVARIRTGERGRDAL